A single genomic interval of Streptomyces sp. 1222.5 harbors:
- a CDS encoding MFS transporter produces the protein MTDNDRTTLKGRGELRDEPRRTDGAAAVAAPTALPATTDRTRWFALAIVMTAAFMDLVDVTIVNIAIPSIERTAHASVSQIQWITAGYALAFAAGLITGGRLGDIHGRRRVFLIGIGGFTFASALCGFAANPEMLVASRLLQGGMAAMMVPQVLSIVHATFPAHERGKVFGLFGAIVGLGAVSGPLLGALLTEWNLFGLEWRPIFLINLPVGVVAWLLGRRFITESRAPKALKLDLVGVALVTLGLLMLLYPLTRGRELGWPLWGHVSMVGAFGVFAALVAYERRKAARDGSPLVELSLFRVKSFAAGIAVQTVFGVALGIFFLVWTLYMQIGLGWSPLRAGLTGVPFSLAVSTAAGMSVQKLVPRFGRKVLQAGALIMGAGVLLYLWEANRYGLSIASWQMALPLVVMGVGMGLIVAPLTDAVLSEVPREHAGSASGLINTVQQMGNALGLGLVSVVFFGEIGDRLPLGQVGPAFVHAFQHALWWVAGIMGAIFLLMSALPKRPAVHVEGAAAAEPTEPAKEPELVS, from the coding sequence ATGACCGACAACGACCGCACGACCCTGAAGGGGCGCGGGGAACTGCGCGACGAGCCGCGACGGACGGACGGCGCGGCCGCCGTGGCCGCCCCCACGGCGCTCCCCGCCACAACCGACCGAACGCGCTGGTTCGCGCTCGCGATCGTCATGACCGCCGCCTTCATGGACCTGGTCGACGTCACGATCGTCAACATCGCCATCCCGTCGATCGAGCGCACCGCCCACGCGTCGGTCAGCCAGATCCAGTGGATAACCGCCGGCTACGCCCTCGCCTTCGCCGCCGGCCTGATCACCGGTGGCCGGCTGGGCGACATCCACGGCCGCAGGCGGGTGTTCCTGATCGGCATCGGCGGCTTCACCTTCGCCTCCGCGCTGTGCGGCTTCGCCGCGAACCCGGAGATGCTGGTCGCCTCGCGCCTGCTGCAGGGCGGCATGGCGGCGATGATGGTGCCGCAGGTGCTGTCGATCGTGCACGCCACCTTCCCGGCCCACGAACGCGGCAAGGTCTTCGGCCTGTTCGGCGCGATCGTCGGTCTGGGCGCGGTCTCCGGCCCGCTGCTCGGCGCGCTGCTGACGGAGTGGAACCTGTTCGGCCTGGAGTGGCGGCCCATCTTCCTCATCAACCTGCCGGTCGGCGTCGTCGCCTGGCTGCTCGGCCGCCGCTTCATCACCGAGTCCCGCGCCCCGAAGGCGCTCAAGCTGGACCTCGTCGGCGTCGCCCTGGTCACGCTGGGCCTGCTGATGCTGCTCTACCCGCTGACCCGCGGCCGCGAACTGGGCTGGCCGCTGTGGGGCCATGTGTCGATGGTGGGCGCGTTCGGCGTCTTCGCGGCGCTGGTGGCGTACGAGCGGCGCAAGGCCGCCCGGGACGGTTCCCCGCTCGTGGAGCTGTCACTGTTCCGGGTGAAGAGCTTCGCGGCGGGCATCGCCGTGCAGACCGTCTTCGGTGTGGCCCTCGGCATCTTCTTCCTGGTCTGGACGCTGTACATGCAGATCGGTCTCGGCTGGAGCCCGCTGCGGGCCGGTCTGACCGGGGTGCCGTTCTCGCTCGCGGTGTCCACGGCGGCGGGCATGTCCGTGCAGAAGCTGGTCCCGCGGTTCGGCCGCAAGGTGCTCCAGGCGGGCGCGCTGATCATGGGTGCGGGCGTGCTGCTCTACCTGTGGGAGGCGAACCGCTACGGCCTCTCCATAGCCTCCTGGCAGATGGCCCTGCCGCTGGTCGTGATGGGCGTCGGCATGGGGCTGATCGTCGCCCCGCTGACCGACGCGGTGCTCTCGGAGGTGCCGCGCGAGCACGCCGGCTCCGCGTCGGGGCTGATCAACACCGTGCAGCAGATGGGCAACGCGCTGGGGCTGGGACTCGTCTCGGTGGTCTTCTTCGGGGAGATCGGCGACCGGCTGCCCCTCGGCCAGGTCGGCCCCGCCTTCGTGCACGCCTTCCAGCACGCGCTGTGGTGGGTCGCCGGGATCATGGGCGCGATCTTCCTGCTGATGTCCGCCCTGCCGAAGCGGCCGGCGGTGCATGTCGAGGGCGCCGCGGCGGCGGAGCCGACGGAGCCGGCGAAGGAGCCCGAGCTGGTGTCCTGA
- the pfkB gene encoding 1-phosphofructokinase has translation MILTVTPNPSLDRSYEVLALKRGEVIRAETERTDPGGKGVNVSRAVAATGWRTVAVLPLGGAPGALVAELLDAQGIEVAPVPIAGATRSNIALAESDGVLTKINAPGPDLSAAEQELLLETVREQSRDADWIACCGSLPGGLAPSWYADVVMRAHAGGARIALDTSGRALLEALRARPDVVKPNAEELARAVGRPLATVGDALKAAEELRTMGAGAVLASLGADGQLLVEETGAWFGNARVAAVRSNVGAGDSSLAGFLVAGGTGPEALASAVAHGAAAVQLPGSVMPTPADLDPAAVTVTAEIPLDRELTEPAS, from the coding sequence ATGATCCTCACCGTCACCCCCAACCCGTCCCTCGACCGCAGCTACGAGGTCCTCGCGCTGAAGCGCGGCGAGGTCATCCGCGCCGAGACCGAGCGCACGGACCCCGGCGGCAAGGGCGTGAACGTCTCGCGGGCCGTCGCGGCCACCGGGTGGCGCACGGTCGCCGTCCTCCCGCTGGGCGGTGCGCCGGGCGCGCTCGTCGCCGAACTCCTCGACGCACAGGGCATCGAGGTCGCGCCGGTCCCGATCGCCGGAGCCACCCGCTCCAACATCGCGCTCGCGGAGTCCGACGGGGTGCTGACGAAGATCAACGCACCCGGGCCCGACCTGTCGGCGGCTGAGCAGGAACTGCTCCTGGAGACGGTGCGCGAGCAGTCGCGCGACGCCGACTGGATCGCCTGCTGCGGCAGCCTGCCCGGCGGCCTCGCGCCCTCCTGGTACGCCGACGTCGTCATGCGGGCGCACGCCGGGGGCGCCCGCATCGCCCTGGACACCTCGGGGCGGGCGCTGCTGGAAGCGCTGCGCGCCCGGCCCGACGTGGTCAAGCCCAACGCCGAGGAGCTCGCGCGGGCCGTGGGACGCCCCCTGGCGACCGTGGGCGACGCACTCAAGGCGGCCGAGGAACTGCGCACGATGGGCGCGGGCGCCGTGCTCGCGAGTCTCGGCGCCGACGGCCAGCTCCTCGTGGAGGAGACCGGTGCCTGGTTCGGCAACGCTCGCGTGGCCGCCGTCCGCAGCAACGTGGGTGCGGGCGACTCCTCCCTCGCCGGCTTCCTCGTCGCGGGCGGCACCGGCCCCGAGGCCCTCGCCTCCGCCGTCGCCCACGGCGCGGCCGCGGTCCAGCTCCCCGGCAGCGTGATGCCGACCCCCGCCGACCTCGATCCGGCCGCGGTGACGGTCACCGCGGAGATCCCGCTCGACCGCGAACTGACGGAGCCGGCGTCATGA
- a CDS encoding fructose-specific PTS transporter subunit EIIC has product MSDMITADLVDLDLSADTKEAAARALAERMVAQGRVTDLEGFLADVAAREAQMPTGLDGGIGIPHCRSTHVTEPTLAFGRSGAGIDFGAADGPADLIFLIAAPAGADDAHLTILSSLARQLMNADFTSALRAADDAAATAALIRGEEPAPAESARDTASAGGEPGAEAASGASQDTAATPVAASAGAAAGSTAPPSDASVPAPSAPAGAGTGAAAEERPFRLIAVTSCPTGIAHTYMAAESLENAGREAGVEVFVETQGSAGFTRLDPAVIAGADGVIFAHDVSVRDKDRFAGKPTVDVGVKAGINRPAELIAEVREKAARGEVSAPAAAGGTPVERAGESTEGYGTKLRKWLMSGVSYMVPFVAAGGLLIALGFAIGGWQVSKAPSVMDHFIWTQTDSWGALLFQIGGVAFKFLVPVLAGYIAYGMADRPGLVPGFVGGAIALDINAGFLGGLVAGLIAGGVVMAIQKVNIPTSLRGIMPVVVIPLISSAIVGFLMLVVVGKPIATAQKGLTDWLNSLTGANAVLLGALLGLMMCFDLGGPVNKVAYTFATAGIAVSDPGDSAMKIMAAVMAAGMVPPLAMALATTVRGRLFTRTERENGKAAWVLGASFISEGAIPFAAADPLRVIPSAMVGGALTGALSMVFGATLRAPHGGVFVVPLIGNPLLYLVAVAAGVCATTALVIVLKGMRKQAPESTATDPAAGAAGSPKETKQPVAA; this is encoded by the coding sequence ATGAGCGACATGATCACCGCGGACCTGGTCGACCTCGACCTGTCCGCCGACACCAAGGAAGCGGCGGCGCGCGCCCTCGCCGAACGCATGGTGGCCCAGGGCCGGGTGACCGACCTGGAGGGCTTCCTCGCCGACGTCGCCGCCCGCGAGGCCCAGATGCCGACCGGCCTCGACGGCGGCATCGGCATCCCGCACTGCCGCAGCACCCATGTCACCGAGCCGACCCTCGCCTTCGGGCGCAGCGGCGCCGGCATCGATTTCGGCGCCGCGGACGGACCGGCCGACCTGATCTTCCTGATCGCGGCTCCCGCGGGCGCCGACGACGCCCACCTGACGATCCTCTCCTCCCTGGCCCGCCAGCTGATGAACGCCGACTTCACCTCCGCGCTGCGGGCGGCGGACGACGCGGCGGCCACGGCGGCACTGATCCGTGGCGAGGAGCCGGCACCGGCGGAGAGCGCGCGGGACACCGCGAGCGCCGGTGGCGAACCGGGCGCCGAAGCCGCGAGCGGCGCCTCCCAGGACACCGCCGCGACGCCGGTGGCGGCCTCCGCCGGCGCCGCGGCGGGCAGTACGGCGCCACCATCGGACGCCTCCGTCCCGGCCCCGTCGGCCCCCGCGGGCGCGGGCACCGGTGCCGCTGCCGAAGAGCGACCCTTCCGTCTGATCGCCGTCACCTCCTGCCCGACCGGCATCGCCCACACCTACATGGCGGCCGAGTCCCTGGAGAACGCGGGCCGGGAGGCGGGCGTCGAGGTGTTCGTCGAGACCCAGGGATCCGCCGGCTTCACCCGGCTGGACCCGGCGGTGATCGCGGGCGCGGACGGCGTGATCTTCGCGCACGACGTCTCCGTACGCGACAAGGACCGCTTCGCGGGCAAGCCCACCGTCGACGTCGGGGTGAAGGCCGGCATCAACCGGCCCGCCGAACTCATCGCCGAGGTCCGCGAGAAGGCGGCGCGCGGCGAGGTGAGCGCCCCGGCGGCCGCGGGCGGTACGCCCGTCGAGCGCGCGGGCGAGTCCACCGAGGGCTACGGCACCAAGCTCCGCAAGTGGCTGATGTCCGGCGTCAGCTACATGGTGCCGTTCGTCGCCGCGGGCGGCCTGCTCATCGCCCTGGGCTTCGCGATCGGCGGCTGGCAGGTCAGCAAGGCACCGTCGGTCATGGACCACTTCATCTGGACGCAGACCGACAGCTGGGGCGCCCTGCTCTTCCAGATCGGCGGCGTGGCCTTCAAGTTCCTCGTCCCCGTCCTGGCCGGCTACATCGCCTACGGCATGGCCGACCGGCCCGGCCTCGTGCCCGGATTCGTCGGCGGCGCGATCGCCCTCGACATCAACGCCGGCTTCCTCGGCGGACTGGTGGCCGGTCTGATCGCCGGCGGCGTGGTGATGGCGATCCAGAAGGTGAACATCCCGACGTCGTTGCGCGGCATCATGCCGGTGGTGGTGATCCCGCTGATCTCCTCGGCGATCGTCGGATTCCTGATGCTCGTCGTCGTCGGCAAGCCCATCGCCACCGCCCAGAAGGGCCTCACCGACTGGCTGAACAGCCTCACCGGCGCCAACGCCGTCCTGCTCGGCGCGCTGCTCGGGCTGATGATGTGCTTCGACCTCGGCGGGCCGGTCAACAAGGTCGCCTACACCTTCGCCACCGCCGGCATCGCGGTCTCCGACCCCGGCGACTCCGCCATGAAGATCATGGCGGCGGTGATGGCGGCCGGCATGGTCCCGCCGCTGGCGATGGCCCTGGCCACCACGGTCCGCGGCCGGCTCTTCACCCGGACCGAGCGGGAGAACGGCAAGGCCGCCTGGGTGCTGGGCGCCTCCTTCATCTCCGAGGGGGCGATCCCCTTCGCGGCGGCGGACCCGCTGCGGGTCATCCCGTCCGCCATGGTGGGCGGCGCGCTCACCGGCGCCCTCTCGATGGTCTTCGGGGCCACCCTGCGCGCCCCGCACGGCGGCGTCTTCGTGGTGCCGCTGATCGGCAACCCGCTGCTCTACCTGGTCGCCGTCGCGGCCGGGGTGTGCGCCACCACGGCCCTGGTGATCGTGCTCAAGGGCATGCGCAAGCAGGCCCCGGAGAGCACGGCCACCGACCCCGCCGCCGGCGCGGCCGGTTCCCCGAAGGAGACGAAGCAGCCGGTGGCGGCCTGA
- a CDS encoding dioxygenase, with translation MSVTAQERMPALYLSHGAPPLADDPVWPGQLAAWSAGLPRPKAILMVSAHWEEAPLALGAVETVPLVYDFWGFPEHYYRVRYAAPGAPALAESVRKLLRAPGTPVQDIPDRGLDHGAYVPLVEMFPAADIPVLQVSLPTLDPVRLIDIGRRLAPLRDEGVLIVGSGFFTHNLAALRHAGGVPSWSSEFDDWGRRALETRDWDALLDFLDKAPAGRYAHPRTEHFAPLFVTMGAAEAAGELDAQKSVIDGFWMGMAKRSVQFG, from the coding sequence ATGTCCGTCACCGCCCAGGAGCGCATGCCCGCCCTGTACCTCAGCCATGGCGCCCCGCCGCTCGCGGACGACCCGGTCTGGCCCGGCCAGCTCGCCGCCTGGTCCGCCGGCCTGCCCCGGCCGAAGGCGATCCTGATGGTCTCCGCCCACTGGGAGGAGGCCCCGCTCGCGCTCGGCGCGGTGGAGACCGTCCCGCTCGTCTACGACTTCTGGGGCTTCCCCGAGCACTACTACCGGGTCCGGTACGCCGCCCCCGGCGCCCCCGCGCTCGCCGAGTCCGTCCGCAAGCTGCTGCGCGCCCCCGGCACCCCCGTCCAGGACATCCCCGACCGCGGCCTCGACCACGGCGCCTACGTCCCCCTCGTCGAGATGTTCCCGGCCGCCGACATACCCGTCCTGCAGGTCTCGCTGCCCACCCTCGACCCGGTCCGCCTGATAGACATCGGCCGCAGGCTCGCCCCGCTGCGCGACGAGGGCGTCCTCATCGTCGGCTCCGGCTTCTTCACCCACAACCTCGCCGCGCTCCGGCACGCCGGGGGTGTCCCGAGCTGGTCCTCCGAGTTCGACGACTGGGGCCGGCGCGCCCTGGAGACCCGCGACTGGGACGCCCTGCTCGACTTCCTGGACAAGGCCCCGGCCGGCCGGTACGCCCACCCGCGCACCGAACACTTCGCCCCGCTGTTCGTCACCATGGGCGCGGCAGAGGCGGCCGGCGAGCTCGACGCGCAGAAGTCGGTGATCGACGGCTTCTGGATGGGAATGGCGAAGCGCTCCGTGCAGTTCGGCTGA
- a CDS encoding TetR/AcrR family transcriptional regulator has product MEIARAAARLFVHQGLRATRAEDIAHAAGIAPRTFYRYFATKEESVAPLYAAGARRWAEAVHTAPAHLSVPEALEHAVRETFTPGAGVSPASWEWARTLIRLADASPALRKVWAEVCQASETTLAEIFAARTGSAGGEEAEAAEPGEEKPAGDDNVADGSPPSGPAPLTPGLRFAAAVAGAAVRVAVESWAVTGAQPAGPEGPAALALRNLRALRGFDWNAEG; this is encoded by the coding sequence ATGGAGATCGCCCGGGCGGCGGCCCGCCTCTTCGTCCACCAGGGCCTGCGGGCCACCCGCGCGGAGGACATCGCCCACGCCGCGGGCATCGCCCCGCGGACCTTCTACCGCTATTTCGCCACCAAGGAAGAGTCGGTCGCCCCCCTCTACGCCGCGGGTGCCCGACGCTGGGCGGAAGCGGTCCACACGGCCCCGGCCCACCTCAGCGTCCCCGAGGCGCTGGAACACGCCGTCCGCGAGACCTTCACCCCGGGGGCCGGCGTCTCTCCGGCGTCCTGGGAATGGGCCCGCACCCTGATCCGCCTGGCCGACGCGAGCCCCGCCCTGCGCAAGGTGTGGGCGGAGGTGTGCCAGGCATCGGAGACGACGCTGGCGGAGATCTTCGCGGCACGGACCGGCTCGGCGGGCGGCGAGGAAGCGGAGGCCGCCGAGCCGGGCGAGGAGAAGCCGGCCGGCGACGACAACGTTGCCGACGGCTCCCCGCCGTCCGGCCCCGCCCCGCTCACGCCCGGCCTCCGTTTCGCCGCGGCCGTGGCCGGAGCCGCCGTCCGGGTCGCCGTGGAGTCCTGGGCCGTCACGGGTGCCCAGCCCGCCGGCCCCGAGGGCCCCGCGGCCCTGGCACTGCGCAATCTGCGGGCGCTGCGCGGCTTCGACTGGAACGCGGAGGGCTAG
- a CDS encoding YafY family protein, which yields MTTDTPARLLQLLSLLQTPREWPGGELSDRLGVSRRTVRRDIDRLRELGYPVQATKGADGGYRLVAGKAMPPLVLDDEEAVAIAVGLRAGAGHALEGVDEASVRALAKLEQVLPARLRHQVATLQAATTPLTSGDGPSIAPETLTVMASTVAGRERLRFAYRDKDGGESRRLTEPHRLVSTGRRWYLVAYDLDRADWRTFRVDRVSAPFPTGVRFTPRELPTGNAAEYLRRSIHRRQETYEFAVRFAAPAERVATRLPAWVGAAEDDGRGGCLLRGATGDPTEWLAVRLVMAGYEFTVLEPAELVSCVRELGGRLTRAGG from the coding sequence ATGACGACGGACACTCCGGCACGGCTGCTGCAGCTCCTCTCGCTCCTCCAGACGCCCCGTGAGTGGCCGGGCGGGGAGCTGTCCGACCGGCTCGGGGTGTCCCGGCGCACCGTGCGGCGGGACATCGACCGGCTGCGGGAGCTGGGCTATCCGGTACAGGCCACCAAGGGCGCGGACGGCGGGTACCGGCTGGTCGCGGGCAAGGCGATGCCGCCGCTGGTGCTGGACGACGAGGAGGCGGTGGCGATCGCGGTCGGGCTGCGGGCCGGCGCCGGGCACGCCCTGGAGGGCGTGGACGAGGCGTCGGTGCGGGCCCTGGCGAAGCTGGAGCAGGTGCTGCCGGCCAGGCTGCGGCACCAGGTGGCCACGTTGCAGGCCGCCACGACACCGCTGACCAGCGGGGACGGGCCGAGCATCGCCCCCGAGACGCTGACGGTGATGGCATCCACGGTGGCCGGGCGGGAGAGACTGCGGTTCGCCTACCGCGACAAGGACGGCGGCGAGTCACGGCGGCTGACCGAGCCGCACCGGCTGGTGTCGACCGGACGGCGGTGGTACCTGGTCGCCTACGACCTCGACCGCGCGGACTGGCGCACCTTCCGGGTGGACCGGGTGAGCGCGCCCTTCCCGACCGGAGTCCGGTTCACACCACGGGAGTTGCCGACCGGCAACGCGGCCGAGTACCTGCGCCGGTCCATCCACCGGCGGCAGGAGACGTACGAGTTCGCGGTGCGGTTCGCCGCACCGGCCGAGCGGGTCGCCACGCGGCTGCCGGCCTGGGTCGGGGCGGCGGAGGACGACGGTCGCGGCGGCTGCCTCCTGCGCGGCGCCACCGGCGATCCCACGGAGTGGCTGGCGGTACGGCTGGTGATGGCGGGTTACGAGTTCACGGTGCTCGAACCCGCCGAACTGGTCTCGTGCGTCAGGGAATTGGGCGGCCGCCTGACCCGCGCCGGAGGCTGA
- a CDS encoding DeoR/GlpR family DNA-binding transcription regulator: protein MYAPERQQEILRIARDGGRVDVLSLAEEFQVTAETIRRDLKALDRAGLVRRVHGGAIPVGRLDFEPDLTERESTAADEKDRIAKAALAELPAEGTTILDAGTTVARVAAAIPLESALTVVTHSLPIAARLADHPGIQLHLVGGRVRHRTRAAVDAWALRAYGEIRADVLFVAANGFSAEHGLTTPDLAEAAVKRAAVAAARRVVLLADSTKHGQEHFARFGDLSDVDLLITDSGLSPEDAAVIERGGTEVVRA, encoded by the coding sequence ATGTACGCACCGGAACGGCAGCAGGAGATCCTCCGGATCGCCCGTGACGGCGGCCGGGTGGACGTGCTGTCGCTGGCCGAGGAGTTCCAGGTCACGGCGGAGACGATCCGCCGCGACCTGAAGGCCCTCGACCGGGCCGGCCTGGTCCGCCGCGTGCACGGCGGTGCCATCCCGGTCGGCCGCCTGGACTTCGAGCCCGACCTCACCGAGCGCGAGTCCACCGCCGCCGACGAGAAGGACCGCATCGCCAAGGCGGCCCTGGCCGAACTGCCGGCCGAGGGCACGACGATCCTCGACGCCGGTACGACGGTCGCCCGGGTCGCCGCCGCCATCCCGCTGGAGTCGGCCCTCACCGTCGTCACCCACAGCCTGCCCATCGCGGCCCGCCTCGCCGACCACCCGGGCATCCAGCTCCACCTGGTCGGAGGGCGCGTTCGGCACCGCACACGCGCCGCCGTGGACGCCTGGGCGCTGCGCGCCTACGGCGAGATCCGCGCCGACGTCCTGTTCGTCGCCGCCAACGGCTTCTCCGCCGAGCACGGTCTGACCACCCCCGACCTCGCCGAGGCCGCGGTCAAGCGGGCAGCGGTCGCCGCCGCCCGCCGGGTCGTCCTCCTCGCCGACTCCACCAAGCACGGCCAGGAGCACTTCGCCCGCTTCGGCGACCTGAGCGACGTGGACCTGCTGATCACCGACAGCGGGCTGAGCCCCGAAGACGCCGCCGTCATCGAGCGCGGCGGCACGGAAGTAGTGCGCGCATGA
- a CDS encoding RNA polymerase sigma factor RpoD/SigA has protein sequence MATRAVARRQSATGETVDSASSVRAHGGEIADRDLVGMYLDEIARTPLLDAAKEVELSQTIEAGVFARQVLDGYEESTSDASREELEALVAAGDRAKDVFIRSNLRLVVAVARRYPRSGLPLLDLIQEGNAGLVRAVEKFDYRKGFKFSTYATWWIRQAITRSIADQSRTIRLPVHLVEELGRIRRVQREFNRENGRDPEPAEIATELGSTPERVTDVLDWARDPVSLNMSVDDAGETQFGDLLEDTSAVSPEQSVLTLLRSEELDDLIGRLDQRTASIIKMRYGIDDGRERTLTEVGKEHGLTRERIRQIEKHALLELKKLARDTGFDAAA, from the coding sequence ATGGCAACCCGTGCCGTCGCCCGTCGTCAGTCCGCCACCGGCGAGACGGTCGACTCGGCAAGCAGTGTTCGCGCCCATGGCGGCGAGATCGCCGACCGCGACCTGGTCGGCATGTACCTCGACGAGATCGCGCGCACGCCGCTGCTGGACGCCGCGAAGGAAGTCGAGCTGTCGCAGACCATCGAGGCGGGTGTGTTCGCGCGGCAGGTCCTCGACGGATACGAGGAGAGCACGTCGGACGCCAGCCGCGAGGAGCTGGAGGCGCTCGTCGCCGCCGGTGACCGGGCCAAGGACGTCTTCATCCGCTCCAACCTCCGCCTGGTCGTCGCGGTGGCCCGGCGCTACCCGCGCAGCGGCCTGCCTCTGCTCGACCTGATCCAGGAGGGCAACGCCGGCCTGGTGCGCGCCGTGGAGAAGTTCGACTACCGCAAGGGCTTCAAGTTCTCGACGTACGCGACCTGGTGGATCCGTCAGGCCATCACCCGCTCCATCGCCGACCAGTCCCGCACGATCCGGCTCCCCGTCCACCTGGTGGAGGAGCTGGGCCGCATCCGCCGCGTCCAGCGCGAGTTCAACCGCGAGAACGGCCGCGACCCGGAGCCGGCGGAGATCGCAACGGAGCTCGGCTCGACGCCGGAGCGTGTCACCGACGTCCTCGACTGGGCCCGCGACCCGGTCTCGCTGAACATGTCGGTGGACGACGCGGGCGAGACCCAGTTCGGCGACCTCCTGGAGGACACCTCCGCGGTCTCCCCGGAGCAGTCGGTCCTGACCCTGCTGCGCAGCGAGGAACTGGACGACCTGATCGGCCGCCTGGACCAGCGCACGGCCTCCATCATCAAGATGCGGTACGGCATCGACGACGGCCGCGAGCGCACCCTGACCGAGGTCGGCAAGGAGCACGGACTGACCCGCGAGCGCATCCGCCAGATCGAGAAGCACGCCCTGCTCGAACTGAAGAAGCTGGCTCGCGACACCGGCTTCGACGCGGCTGCCTGA
- a CDS encoding MarR family winged helix-turn-helix transcriptional regulator produces the protein MNTAPDSAAGHRWLTDEEQRVWRAYLHASTLLEDHLDRQLQRDAGMPHIYYGLLVGLAEAPRRRLRMTELAMQAKITRSRLSHAVARLEKNGWVRREDCPSDKRGQFAVLTDEGVEVLRRTAPGHVTAVRQALFDRLTPAQQKALGEIMEIVAEGLQPNEAGADLPWLR, from the coding sequence ATGAACACGGCACCGGACTCCGCGGCGGGGCACCGCTGGCTCACCGACGAGGAACAGCGCGTGTGGCGCGCCTACCTGCACGCCTCCACCCTGCTGGAGGACCACCTCGACCGGCAGTTGCAGCGTGACGCGGGTATGCCGCACATCTACTACGGCCTGCTCGTCGGCCTCGCCGAGGCACCGCGCCGCCGGCTGCGGATGACCGAGCTGGCGATGCAGGCGAAGATCACCCGCTCCCGGCTGTCGCACGCCGTCGCCCGTCTGGAGAAGAACGGCTGGGTGCGCCGCGAGGACTGCCCCTCCGACAAGCGCGGCCAGTTCGCGGTGCTCACCGACGAGGGTGTGGAGGTGCTGCGGCGCACCGCGCCGGGCCATGTGACCGCCGTACGGCAGGCGCTGTTCGACCGGCTCACGCCGGCACAGCAGAAGGCCCTCGGCGAGATCATGGAGATCGTCGCCGAGGGCCTCCAGCCCAACGAAGCGGGTGCGGACCTGCCCTGGCTCCGCTAG